The following are encoded in a window of Penicillium oxalicum strain HP7-1 chromosome II, whole genome shotgun sequence genomic DNA:
- a CDS encoding Protein ABHD11 encodes MLFPRLPMRASISLRAFSTARVSRTELAFQVFGPENEAIQRDPIVFLHGLFGSKQNNRSISKALARDLKCRIYNLDLRNHGDSFHAPGHNYAVMAEDVQEFMEQHQIGKSVLIGHSMGAKVAMTVALCSPERVSGLIPVDNAPVNAALKSDFPKYVRGMQQVEQAKVSKQSEADKILKEFEESLPIRQFLLTNLVRSEDNILKFRVPLSVIGDSLNDMADFPFSESEGKQYHGPTLFVRGTRSRYVSDNTMPAIKTFFPNAQIADVEAGHWLISENPEGFRQAVLKFFGSL; translated from the exons ATGCTCTTTCCTCGGCTACCCATGCGGGCCTCCATTAGCTTGCGCGCATTTTCAACGGCGCGAGTCTCTCGCACAGAACTGGCCTTCCAAGTCTTTGGTCCTGAAAACGAAGCCATTCAACGGGATCCGATCGTGTTTCTTCACGGGCTGTTCGGCTCAAAGCAGAACAACCGCAGCATTAGCAA AGCTCTTGCTCGCGACCTGAAATGTCGCATCTATAACTTG GACTTGCGTAACCACGGAGACTCCTTCCATGCACCTGGCCATAATTATGCCGTCATGGCCGAAGATGTGCAGGAATTTATGGAGCAACATCAAATTGGCAAGTCCGTCTTGATTGGTCACTCTAT GGGTGCCAAAGTCGCCATGACGGTGGCACTTTGCTCACCCGAGCGTGTCTCCGGGTTGATTCCTGTCGACAATGCCCCCGTCAACGCCGCTCTGAAGAGCGACTTTCCCAAGTATGTCCGTGGCATGCAACAGGTCGAACAGGCAAAGGTGTCCAAGCAGTCTGAAGCAGACAAAATTTTGAAAGAATTTGAAGAG TCTCTTCCAATCCGTCAATTTCTTTTGACCAATCTTGTCCGATCGGAAGACAATATCCTCAAATTCCGCGTACCTCTGTCTGTCATCGGGGACTCTCTCAATGATATGGCTGATTTCCCTTTCTCGGAATCGGAGGGGAAACAGTATCATGGGCCCACGTTGTTCGTCCGAGGTACGAGGTCTCGGTACGTCTCGGATAACACCATGCCCGCCATCAAGACCTTCTTCCCCAACGCGCAGATCGCAGACGTAGAGGCCGGACACTGGCTCATCTCAGAGAACCCGGAAGGATTCCGGCAAG CGGTGCTTAAATTCTTCGGATCACTCTGA